One window from the genome of Moorena sp. SIOASIH encodes:
- the murG gene encoding undecaprenyldiphospho-muramoylpentapeptide beta-N-acetylglucosaminyltransferase, which yields MSKSPIRLLIAASGTGGHIFPALAVAQHLPNYTIEWLGVPDRIENELLPPDYPLHTIAVEGFQQRFGLGTLRIVTRLVSSIWQVRRLLREGKFDGVFTTGGYIAGPAIMAARLQGLPTIIHESNAIPGKVTRWLSPFCNTVALGFEAASKYLPRIQTVTVGTPVRDSFQQSQPLELPIPPEVPLIVVVGGSQGAVAVNKLVRQCAPVWFEAGAWIVHLTGEKDPEANTLSHPQYLCMPFYNQMAPLLQRANLAISRAGAGTLTELAITETPAILIPYPYAAEDHQAFNAASFKDSGAALVFRQDQLTQEILEQEVLHLLKSPTRLEDMKQKAASLAIRDSGKRLASLVRELVER from the coding sequence GTGTCTAAGTCACCCATTCGATTGCTGATTGCCGCTAGTGGTACGGGGGGACATATATTTCCCGCCCTCGCAGTAGCCCAACACTTACCCAATTACACTATCGAGTGGCTGGGTGTTCCTGACCGCATTGAAAATGAGTTGCTACCACCAGACTATCCCCTGCACACCATTGCCGTAGAAGGCTTTCAACAACGCTTTGGTCTCGGTACTCTACGCATCGTTACCCGCCTGGTCAGTTCAATTTGGCAAGTGCGGCGACTGCTGAGAGAGGGGAAATTTGATGGTGTCTTCACCACTGGCGGTTACATCGCTGGACCTGCAATTATGGCAGCACGGTTGCAGGGTCTACCTACCATTATACATGAATCTAACGCTATTCCTGGAAAAGTAACCCGCTGGCTGAGTCCCTTTTGCAATACTGTAGCCCTAGGGTTTGAAGCCGCCTCCAAGTACTTACCTCGGATTCAAACTGTAACCGTTGGTACACCAGTGCGCGATAGTTTTCAACAGAGTCAGCCCCTGGAACTCCCGATTCCACCAGAGGTACCCTTGATTGTGGTGGTTGGGGGTTCCCAAGGAGCAGTGGCTGTGAATAAACTAGTGCGGCAATGTGCTCCCGTCTGGTTTGAAGCTGGTGCTTGGATTGTTCATTTAACCGGAGAAAAAGACCCAGAGGCTAACACCCTGAGCCATCCTCAGTACCTGTGTATGCCCTTTTATAACCAGATGGCACCATTACTGCAACGGGCTAATTTAGCCATTAGCCGTGCTGGTGCCGGAACCTTAACGGAGCTAGCGATAACTGAAACACCAGCCATTCTGATTCCCTACCCTTATGCAGCGGAAGACCATCAAGCTTTCAATGCAGCTAGCTTTAAGGATTCTGGTGCTGCTTTAGTATTTCGTCAAGACCAGTTGACTCAGGAAATTTTAGAACAGGAGGTGCTGCATTTACTCAAGTCACCAA
- a CDS encoding nuclear transport factor 2 family protein: MTNPATLLQRLSQSFTTKVKSICLDWSVFVLLTAGLTLGSPLKAQADSPETAPPQLKDTLSQIDRFANGKDVEGLLGFYSANFTNSDGLSRQLMAEALTQLWQRYPLLNYRTELTDWQQEGSAIVAETVTYITSNEQDASKTKFESTLRSRQRFENQKIVYSTILAERSQITSGANPPKLTVKLPEQVRIGQRFNFDAIVQEPLGDDLLLGVAIEESVRSQRYTNPTEIDLESLAAGGIFKIGRAPLLPEDRWISAILIRGDGMIMITRRLHVVE; this comes from the coding sequence ATGACCAATCCAGCAACCTTACTGCAACGACTATCCCAATCTTTTACTACTAAAGTCAAGTCTATTTGTTTGGACTGGTCAGTATTTGTACTATTAACGGCAGGGTTGACCCTCGGCTCTCCTCTGAAAGCCCAAGCAGACAGTCCGGAAACCGCACCGCCTCAGCTTAAAGATACCCTCAGCCAAATTGATCGCTTCGCTAATGGCAAGGATGTTGAAGGGTTGCTGGGATTCTATAGCGCTAATTTTACTAACTCCGATGGCTTAAGTCGGCAGTTGATGGCAGAAGCTTTGACTCAATTGTGGCAGCGCTACCCTTTGTTGAATTACCGCACGGAACTGACGGATTGGCAGCAAGAGGGCAGCGCGATTGTGGCAGAAACAGTGACTTATATTACTAGTAACGAACAGGATGCTAGTAAGACCAAATTTGAATCGACTTTGCGATCGCGTCAGCGCTTTGAAAACCAAAAAATTGTCTATTCAACCATTTTGGCAGAGCGTTCCCAAATCACATCAGGAGCCAATCCTCCCAAGCTAACGGTGAAGTTACCAGAACAAGTGCGTATTGGTCAGCGATTTAATTTTGATGCCATTGTCCAGGAACCCCTCGGAGATGATTTGCTGCTGGGAGTAGCTATAGAAGAATCGGTTAGGTCACAGCGCTATACTAATCCCACTGAGATTGACCTGGAATCTTTGGCTGCCGGGGGAATTTTTAAGATTGGCCGAGCCCCACTGTTACCAGAAGACCGCTGGATTTCAGCTATATTAATTCGGGGGGATGGGATGATTATGATTACTCGACGGTTACATGTGGTTGAGTGA
- the truB gene encoding tRNA pseudouridine(55) synthase TruB, with protein sequence MQGFLNLNKPAGWTSHDCVAKVRRLLRLKRVGHGGTLDPAATGVLPIALGKATRLLQYMQQDKAYKATVRLGVRTTTDDLEGEVIATQSAAGLTLELVKGLLKQFEGTIQQVPPMYSAIQIKGKRLYDLARAGEVVEVPERTVEVETIEVLDWRGGEFPEIDLAIACGPGTYIRSIARDLGDALETGGVLAALTRTRSSGFDLADSLTLEELTEQLEKSLFQPVSPSVALGHLPSVTLSPDQARRWCLGQRISGDDTLAKVSTLETSTSPLQVYHEDGSFLGIAKVISSTSGVLLAPQMVFV encoded by the coding sequence GTGCAAGGATTTCTAAACTTAAACAAACCAGCAGGTTGGACATCCCACGATTGCGTTGCTAAAGTGCGGCGTCTGCTACGGCTGAAACGAGTAGGACATGGAGGAACCCTTGACCCAGCTGCTACGGGGGTTTTACCCATTGCTCTGGGTAAGGCAACCCGACTGTTGCAGTATATGCAGCAGGATAAAGCCTACAAGGCTACGGTGAGACTGGGAGTGAGGACAACTACTGATGATTTGGAAGGAGAGGTGATTGCTACTCAGTCTGCAGCTGGGTTGACTCTGGAGTTGGTCAAGGGTTTGTTGAAACAGTTTGAAGGTACGATTCAGCAAGTGCCACCAATGTATAGCGCTATTCAGATCAAGGGTAAACGGCTGTATGATTTAGCCAGAGCTGGTGAAGTGGTAGAGGTACCAGAACGAACTGTAGAGGTTGAGACGATCGAGGTTTTGGATTGGCGTGGGGGGGAATTTCCGGAAATTGATTTAGCGATCGCATGTGGCCCTGGCACCTATATTCGCTCCATTGCCAGGGATTTAGGAGATGCCCTCGAAACCGGTGGTGTGCTCGCCGCTCTGACTCGCACTCGCAGCAGTGGCTTTGATTTAGCCGATAGTCTGACATTAGAAGAATTGACCGAACAGCTCGAAAAAAGCCTATTCCAGCCAGTGTCCCCTAGTGTAGCTTTGGGGCACTTACCCTCTGTAACCTTGTCCCCTGATCAAGCCCGTCGCTGGTGTTTAGGACAGCGTATCTCTGGGGATGATACTCTAGCTAAAGTCTCTACCCTTGAAACCTCCACAAGCCCTCTGCAAGTCTACCACGAAGATGGCAGTTTTTTGGGTATTGCTAAAGTTATCTCCTCAACCTCTGGGGTATTGCTGGCTCCCCAAATGGTTTTTGTTTGA
- the dcm gene encoding DNA (cytosine-5-)-methyltransferase — translation MANSKSGTVQDLVTVQEAAEILGVSSDTIRRWEKKKLLRAKRSERNYRFFDIEELKRIQRKYQGLATGVEFRVLKSKATRFGVIELFAGCGGMALGFENAGLSTKLLVEIDKDCVNTLKLNRSSWKIIPEDIANVDFTEYRDNVEIVAGGVPCQAFSYAGLGKGFDDTRGTLFFEFARCVKEVQPKIALVENVRGLINHDQGRTLSTMLRTLEDLGYNPTYKLLRAQFLDVAQKRERVIIIAVRKDLDLKAIFPKEKDYTISLREVLKDCPKSIGAEYPRRKREIMELIPPGGYWRNLPPALQKEYMKKSFYLGGGKTGMARRLSWEEPSLTLTCNPAQKQTERCHPEETRPLTVREYARIQSFPDDWEFTGSLTSKYRQIGNAVPVNLAYHIGRCLIAMLQGKFDPETMQKC, via the coding sequence ATGGCAAACAGTAAATCTGGCACTGTTCAAGACCTAGTCACGGTTCAGGAAGCTGCTGAAATCTTAGGTGTTTCCTCCGATACCATACGTAGGTGGGAAAAGAAAAAGCTGCTCAGGGCAAAGCGGTCTGAACGAAACTACCGCTTTTTTGACATTGAAGAATTAAAACGAATTCAAAGGAAGTATCAAGGGCTAGCTACTGGGGTTGAGTTTCGTGTTCTCAAGAGCAAAGCCACTAGGTTCGGAGTAATCGAGTTATTTGCTGGGTGTGGAGGCATGGCACTGGGTTTTGAGAATGCTGGCTTAAGCACCAAGCTGCTGGTGGAGATTGATAAAGACTGTGTAAACACTCTGAAGCTGAATAGATCTTCCTGGAAAATCATACCTGAGGATATAGCCAACGTTGATTTTACCGAATACAGGGACAACGTAGAGATTGTGGCTGGTGGGGTGCCCTGCCAAGCTTTCAGCTATGCCGGTCTGGGTAAAGGTTTTGACGATACTAGAGGGACGCTCTTTTTTGAGTTTGCACGGTGTGTCAAGGAAGTACAGCCGAAAATAGCACTGGTTGAAAACGTTAGGGGTCTGATTAACCATGACCAAGGCAGAACCTTATCCACCATGCTGCGAACCTTAGAGGATTTAGGCTACAACCCTACCTATAAATTGCTCAGAGCACAGTTTCTAGATGTCGCACAAAAGCGCGAGAGGGTAATTATCATTGCGGTCAGAAAAGACTTAGACCTAAAAGCAATATTTCCTAAGGAAAAGGATTACACTATATCTCTGAGGGAGGTGCTCAAAGATTGCCCTAAATCTATAGGAGCAGAATACCCTCGCCGCAAGAGAGAAATTATGGAATTAATACCACCAGGAGGTTATTGGCGGAACTTACCCCCAGCGCTTCAGAAAGAGTATATGAAAAAGAGTTTCTATCTCGGTGGCGGCAAAACCGGTATGGCTAGACGGCTTTCTTGGGAAGAACCTTCCCTTACTCTCACCTGTAACCCAGCTCAAAAACAGACCGAGCGGTGTCATCCTGAAGAAACACGACCCTTGACAGTTAGGGAATATGCACGTATTCAGAGCTTCCCCGATGATTGGGAATTTACAGGTTCTCTAACATCAAAGTACAGACAAATCGGCAATGCGGTACCTGTTAACTTAGCTTACCACATTGGACGATGTCTGATTGCGATGTTGCAAGGGAAATTCGACCCAGAAACGATGCAGAAGTGTTGA
- a CDS encoding DUF1499 domain-containing protein → MKFPGKQPTNIGIQSSGQLAPCPNTPNCVSSYSQDAEHGIQPLAYNSTPTEAMAKLKIVIENLERTQIIEEKDNYLYAQFTTPLMGFVDDVEFLLDDSSKVIHVRSASRLGKSDLGLNRKRVEIIRAKLS, encoded by the coding sequence ATGAAATTTCCAGGAAAACAACCTACCAATATTGGGATTCAGTCCTCAGGGCAATTAGCACCTTGCCCCAATACACCTAACTGTGTCAGCAGCTATAGCCAAGATGCCGAGCATGGTATTCAACCTTTAGCTTACAATTCTACCCCTACCGAAGCAATGGCTAAGCTTAAAATTGTGATCGAAAACCTAGAACGAACACAAATTATTGAAGAGAAAGACAACTATCTCTACGCACAATTCACTACTCCTTTAATGGGGTTTGTGGATGATGTAGAGTTTTTGTTGGATGACAGTTCTAAGGTAATCCATGTTCGCTCCGCCTCCCGTTTAGGAAAATCCGATTTGGGCCTTAATCGGAAACGGGTGGAAATAATTCGAGCGAAGTTGAGC